Proteins encoded together in one Henckelia pumila isolate YLH828 unplaced genomic scaffold, ASM3356847v2 CTG_477:::fragment_3, whole genome shotgun sequence window:
- the LOC140872841 gene encoding protein ENHANCED DISEASE RESISTANCE 2-like gives MCPVKLKHKHHHQHHRSSTSSAASTISNLDDWREEAINGGSLKHVDLHTGSNGWASPPGDGFSVRGPNYFIKKAKVPAGEWLLNPAGVDWLRSNSKLDHVLARPDNRVMNALRSSENYEKSKTFVVAINLQVPGRDHYSAVFYFATKLDESINSNPLLYQFINGTDAFRSSRFKIVNKIVKGPWIVKTAVGNHSACLLGKALNCSYHRGPNYLEIGVDIGSSAIATAILRLALGCVTAVTIDMGFLVEAQTDPELPERLFGAVRICQMEMGSATFVDVATPTSKVLPMSSGGESEIDDDE, from the coding sequence ATGTGCCCTGTAAAGCTGAAGCATAAACACCACCACCAACACCACCGCTCTTCCACGTCTTCCGCTGCTTCCACTATTAGTAACCTAGATGATTGGAGGGAAGAAGCTATCAACGGCGGATCTTTGAAGCACGTGGACCTCCATACTGGGTCCAACGGCTGGGCATCACCGCCGGGGGATGGATTTTCCGTCCGCGGGCCTAATTATTTCATCAAGAAAGCGAAAGTCCCTGCCGGAGAGTGGCTATTGAATCCAGCTGGGGTTGACTGGCTCCGATCCAACTCGAAGCTCGATCATGTCCTGGCCCGGCCCGACAACCGCGTAATGAACGCATTGCGCAGCTCAGAGAATTATGAAAAATCGAAAACATTCGTTGTCGCGATAAATCTTCAAGTGCCCGGCCGCGACCATTACTCCGCCGTTTTTTACTTTGCGACGAAATTGGATGAGTCGATTAATTCGAATCCGCTGCTctatcagttcatcaatggaaCAGACGCGTTTCGTAGCAGCCGGTTCAAGATCGTGAATAAAATCGTCAAAGGTCCGTGGATTGTGAAAACCGCCGTGGGAAATCACTCGGCTTGTTTATTAGGCAAGGCGCTGAATTGTAGCTATCATAGAGGACCAAATTACCTGGAGATTGGAGTGGATATCGGTAGTTCAGCTATTGCTACGGCCATTTTACGGCTTGCCCTGGGATGTGTTACGGCGGTGACAATAGATATGGGCTTCTTGGTGGAGGCACAAACGGATCCGGAGTTGCCGGAGAGGTTGTTTGGTGCGGTGAGGATATGCCAAATGGAGATGGGTTCCGCGACTTTTGTTGATGTTGCCACTCCGACGAGTAAGGTTTTGCCCATGAGCAGCGGCGGTGAAAGCGAAATTGACGACGATGAGTAG